In the genome of Sulfolobales archaeon, one region contains:
- a CDS encoding 50S ribosomal protein L40e, with the protein MPLNDPELMRIVMDRVLDKKICRRCGAINPLRAVKCRRCRSYDLRPRKLRFGGKKIK; encoded by the coding sequence ATGCCGCTAAACGATCCTGAGTTGATGAGGATCGTTATGGATAGAGTTCTGGATAAAAAGATATGTAGGAGATGTGGAGCTATAAATCCTCTCAGGGCTGTAAAGTGTAGGAGATGTAGAAGCTATGATCTAAGGCCTAGAAAGCTCAGATTTGGAGGAAAGAAGATAAAGTAG